Proteins encoded in a region of the Dendropsophus ebraccatus isolate aDenEbr1 chromosome 11, aDenEbr1.pat, whole genome shotgun sequence genome:
- the LOC138767367 gene encoding interleukin-20-like has protein sequence MERRIVNVCRIVATILMMTMSCTDAIPINGKVSADLLELKRHFDAIKEILQREDTITDISLMKESILNHIHESEQCCFLNELGSFYLANVFPNIDFTKRKIHERKQYHNLANALLGLKTELTSRCHDTMGCQCGAQAMNIMEEFKDKFSKLEKAAAAHKAVGELHILYRWVEKNFFC, from the exons ATGGAGAGGCGGATTGTAAACGTGTGCCGCATAGTTGCCACCATCCTGATGATGACAATGTCCTGTACAGACGCTATTCCCATCAATGGCAAAGTATCAGCAGACTTACTGGAGCTGAAAAGGCACTTTGATGCTATAAAGGAGATCTTG CAGAGAGAGGACACCATCACAGATATCAGCCTCATGAAGGAAAGTATCCTCAACCACATTCAC GAATCTGAGCAGTGCTGCTTCCTCAATGAGCTCGGCAGCTTCTATCTGGCTAACGTCTTCCCTAACATCGACTTCACAAAGAGGAAGATCCACGAACGGAAACAATATCATAATCTGGCAAACGCCCTGCTAGGCCTGAAGACGGAACTCACCTCCCGTTGT CATGATACCATGGGCTGCCAATGTGGAGCACAAGCAATGAATATAATGGAGGAGTTTAAGGATAAGTTCTCCAAG ttggaAAAAGCAGCTGCGGCCCACAAAGCTGTTGGAGAACTTCATATCCTATATCGTTGGgtggaaaaaaactttttttgttaa